TCCGCCAGCACCTCGCCGCGCTGAAACGGCGTGAAGTTGGGCACGTCGGCGGCCACGTTGAGCTTGAGTGCGTCGCTCTGCTTCGTGATCTGGCCGATCACCGTGAAGATGCGCGGCATCTGCGCGCCTTTTGGCAACGACGCTTCGCCCGCCACGAGGCGGCGCACGGCGGCGTCGGCACCGGCGAAGCGAGACAGATCGTTCTCACCGAACGGACGCACCTTGCCGAGTTCGAGCGTGCAGGCGAGCGCCCCGCACGTTTCAGCAGTGAACGACGACAAGGTCGCGCCCTTCTCCGTGTGGATCAGCACGGCTGCAATGCGCGCGTCGGCCAGCCATTCGAGCATTGCGCGCGCGGGCGGCTCGCCCGTGTGCGGCAGCAGCGCGAACTGTTCGAACGCCGAGGCGCGGATCGCCGTATGCATGTCGAGATGCCAGCGCGCGAATGGCGCGTCGGCAGCACTTGGGGCCTTCGCGAAGAAGCGTTGCGCCGCCGCTTCGAGCGCCACGGCGCGCGGCGCCTCGCGGCTTGCCGGCACGCGTGCGTGGCGGCCGCCGAACAGGCGATTGAGATCGTCGTCGAGATAGCGCTCGCCTGCACGCATTGCGGCTGCATTGCCGAGCACCGCGAGCACACGGCAGGCCAGCGGCGCGCGGCCCGCCGCGATGTCGGCCACGAGCTGCGAGAGCAGTTCGATCGGCGCGGTCTCGTCGCCGTGCACGCCCGCTGAAAGCAGCACGCTGCGCGTCGTAGCGTCGACGCGTGCCGGTTCCAGCTCCAGCACGCCCTCGTCTAGCCATTGCCAGCGTACGCCGCCCGCGCATTCGCCGTGCGCCGCCTCAGGCGATGCTGGACGCGTACCGGCAAGCGTGTACGCCAGAAAATCGGCGAGCGGGTTTTCAGCGCTGGAAGTCATAGAGCGATCCGAGGCCGAGAATCTGCGTGAGTTCGTCGAGCGCCGTGCGCGACTCGACGAGCAGCGCCGGATCGGTCAGATCCTGCGGCGCGAGCCGGTCGCGATAGTGCCGCTCGATCCAGCCGTCGAGGCGCGTGAAGAGCGCGTCGTTCATCCACACGCCCGGCGCCGTCGCCGCGCGCTCTTCCTCGCTGAGGACGACGCGCAGACGCAGGCACGCCGGGCCGCCACCGTTCTTCATGCTTTCGCGCAGGTCGAACACGAGCACTTCGTCCACGGGGCCGCTGCTCGCGACCAGTTCGTCGAGATAGATCGCGACGTGCGGATTCTCGCGGCATTCCTGCGGCACGACGAGAATCTGCGTGCCGTCCGCCCGGCTCAGCAACTGGCTGTTGAAGAGGTACGACGAGACCGCATCGGCCACGCTCACGCGCGCCTCGGGCACCTCGATCACGTGGAACGGCGCGTCGTGCGCCGCGAGCTTCGTGCGCAGTTCGTCGTACACCGCCTTCTGGTCGACGAACGCGCGCTCGTGGCAGAACAGCGTGCTGCGGTTGCCCACGGCGATCACGTCGTTGTGAAACACGCCCGCATCGATCACGTCGGGGTTTTGCTGGGCGAACACGGTGCCGGCGTCGGTCAGGCCGTGGCGCTGCGCAATGGCGCGGCTCGCCTCGAACGTCTGGCGCGCCGGAAAGCGCTTGGGCTCCGGCCCGCGGCGGTATTCGCTGCGCCCGTACACGAAGAACTCCACGCCGCGCTCGCCATACTGCGCGCTAAAGCGCGTATGGTTGGCCGCGCCTTCGTCGCCGAGTGCGGGCGTACCGGGCAGCGCCTCGTGCACGACGAAGTGCGACGGGTCGGCGAACACGGTGGAGAGCGTGCGGCGCGTGGACTCGTGCTCGATCGCGCGATGCAGTTTGCTGCACAGATTGGCGGGCGTGAAATGCACGCGCCGGTTGGGCGTATCCGCCGAAGGGCTCACCGTGGCCGCGTTGGCGGTCCACATGGCCGAGGCGGAGCTTGCCGCCGCGAGGAGTTCGGGTGCGTCTTTCGCGGCGCGCGCAATCGCTTCGGCATCCTTACCGCCGAAACCCAGCTCACGCAGCAAGCGCATGGAAGGCCGCTCCTGCGGCGGCAACACGCCTTGCGCGAAGCCCAGGTCGGCGAGCCGCTTCATCTTGCGCAAGCCTTGCTGCGCCGCGGCGCGCGGGTTCGCCACGGACTTCTCGTTGTTCTGCGAGGCGACGTTGCCGAACGACAGCCCGGCGTAGTTGTGCGTGGGGCCGACGAGTCCGTCGAAGTTGGCTTCAAGGGTTGTCATCGTCGTTCCTTAGAAGTGAAGACCCGGCGAAACGCTCGCGGGCATCTGCAATTGCGTGCTTTCTACCGAGGCCATCGGGTAGGCGCAGTAGTCGGCGGCGTAGTACGCGCTCGGCCGGTGGTTGCCCGAGCGGCCCGCGCCGCCGAACGGCGCACCACTCGACGCGCCGTTGGTCGGCCGGTTCCAGTTCACCACACCGGCGCGGATCTCGCGCGTGAAGCGCTGCCACAGCGCTTCGTCGTCGGCGAGCAGGCCCGCCGAAAGACCGTACGCCGTGTTGTTGGCCTGCGCGATGGCGTCGTCGAAACCCGCGTAGCGGATGATCTGCGCGAGCGGCCCGAAGTGCTCTTCGTCGGGCAAGTCGGCCACGCCGGTCACGTCCAGAATCGCGGGCGTCACGAAGCCGAGCGCCGGGTCGCGTTGCGTCATCGGCAGCAAGGCGCGTGCGCCGCGCTCGAGCAATTGTGCTTGCGCGCTCATCAGTTTGGCGGCCGCGCGCGCCGAAATCACGGCGCCCATGAACGGCTGCGGGTCGGCGTCGTACTCGCCCACCGTAATACGAGAACTCACTTCGACGAAACGCTCGAGGAAGCGCTCGCCGAATGCGTCCGCCGGCACGAGAATGCGGCGCGCGCACGTGCAGCGCTGCCCTGCCGAAAGAAACGCCGACTGGATCGCGTGATGCACGGCTGCGTCGATATCCTCGACCGGTGCGACGACGAGCGGATTGTTGCCGCCCATCTCCAGCGCGAGCACGATCTCGGGCCGGCCGCCGAACTGACGATGCAGCAGCGTGCCGGTGTCCGAGCTGCCCGTGAAGAACAGCCCGTCGATCTGCTTGTGATTCGCAAGCGCAATGCCTGTGTCGCGCTCGCCCTGCACGAGATTGAGCACGCCCGCGGGCAACCCGGCTTCGTGCCACAACTCGACCGTTGTGCGCGCAACTTCCGGCGCGAGTTCAGAGGGTTTGAACACGACGGCGTTGCCCGCGATCAGCGCCGGCACGATATGGCCGTTGGGCAGATGGCCCGGAAAGTTGTACGGACCGAACACGGCAACGACGCCATGCGGGCGATGACGCAGCACGGCCACACCGTCGGCCATCTCCGCGCGCTTTTCACCGGTGCGCTCGCTGTATGCCGTGATCGAAATCGCAACCTTCGCGGCCATCGACGCGGCTTCGGTGCGCGCTTCCCAGAGCGGCTTGCCAGTCTCGCGGCCAATGGCCTGAGCGAGCGTTTCCTTCTTTTCGGTGACGAGCGCGGCAAAGCGCTTCACGATTTCGCAGCGCGCTTCGAGCGGCGTTTGCGACCACGCGGCAAACGCGCGGCGCGCGGCGCTTACGGCGCGATCGACATCTTCGGCGCCTGCGGCATTGCCGCTCCACACGGTCTCGCCAGTGCCGGGGTTGCGCGACGAAAACGCGGGGCCCGAGGCCGCGCACCATTGTCCATCGATGTAAAGCTCGTTCATGGTCATCCTTTTGTCGACCCGAGTTAGCGCTTTGACGCTCACTCGGGTCCCATGCAGGTTTATCGCTGTTGCTTCGCTGCGGGGCCGAGCACACGCACCGACTCACCCGCCGCGACGTTCAGTGCCGCCGCTTCCGTGGCGCTCAGCGTGAACACGCCGTCGTGCACGACGCCGGGCGCGAAGCCCACGCGAAAATCGCCAAGCGACGTATTCGACACAAGCGAGCGCACGCCCTCCGACGCATGCGCCTCGCCGATTTCAACCGGCACCACCACGCTGTCGCGCACCGTGCGCAGGTCGCCGATATGGCATTCGAGCACGGGGCCCGCGTCGAAGATATCGACGTGATTTTCGTAGCGCAGCCCTTCGGCTTCGAGCATGCGCCGCGCGGGAATCGTGTCGGCATGCGTGAGGCCCACGCATGCCTGCGCTTCCTCGGGCAGGAGTTCAACGTACACCGGGTAACGCGGCATCAACTCCGCGAGGAACGACTTGCGACCGTGCGAGCTGAGGTAGTCGGCGGCGTTGAAATCGATCTGGTAGAAGTGCGAACCGACTGCGCGCCAGAACGGCGACGTCCCTTCTGCGTCGAAATGGCCGCGCAATTCCGCGCACAGGCGCTCGGGAAAGCGCTCGCGAAACTGCGCGATAAACATGAAGCGCGAGCGCGAAAGCAGCCCGCCCACGCCGCCCGTGCGATAGCGCGGCGAGAGAAAGAGCGAACACACCTCGGCATAGCCCGTGAGATCGTGCGAGATATTGAGCGCGCGCATGCGCGTCCAGATGCCGAGTTCCTGGCTTGCGTGGACCACCGTGCTCACGCGGTAGTTGTAGAACGGCTGCTCCAGTCCCACCGCCGTTTCGATGCCGCACACGCCCGCCACGTCGCCCGTTGCCGTGTCTTCCATCACGAAGAAGTAGCCGGCTTCGCGCAACTCGGCGTCGCCTGCCAGCGTGCGCCGTGCGCGCTCGATGCGCGCCTTGAGCGCCTCACGGTCGGGCTTGAAGGTGGTGAGGCCGGGGCCCGTTTCCTTGGCGAGCGCGACGAGCGCGTCCACGTCGCCCGTTTGCACGACGCGTACCACAATCATTGTGCGTCTCCCATGTATGCATCCTCTGTTTGCGGGGTGGCGCGATAAAGCGGCGCACAGCGCACCGCTTCGCCGTCCTGCACGCCGAGCGCGGCGCGTGCGGCGGCGTCGAGCGGCGCGAAGTTACGTCCACGCGCGCCCTGCTCGCTCTCTGGCAGCGTCGCGAGCACGCAGCGAAACTCGCCTGCACGTTGGCTCGCGACCAGATATGCCGTGCCTTGCGTGTTCGTTGCGTCCGCAACTTCACGCACCGCGCGCGCCTCGCTTCCGGCAACCGAGGCCGTGCGATCCACCTGGGCGGTGAGCACCGGACCCGCATCGAAAATATCGACGTAGCGGTCCGGCTCGTAGCCCTCTTCCAGATGAATTTCGTAAGCCAGCAACGCGCTCGGATCGGGTTCGCCGAGCACGCGCTGCGCCGGCTCAGGCAGCAGCGGCACATAGAGCGGGTAAGCCGGCATCACTTCGGCGATGAAGGTGCGGCTACGTCCGCCCGAGGCCAGTTCGATGTCCTTGAAATCGCGCCCGAAGAACTTGCGCCCAACGGCTTCCCAGAACGGCGACGCGCCCTTTTCGTCGGTCACGCCAAGCAGCAGCGTGAACACTTCGGACGTGAAGCGCCGGCGGTTCATCGCGATGTACATCATGCGTGCGCGCGACATGAGATGCGCGGCCGCGTCGCCGCGCAGCGTTGGCTCGATGTAAAAACCCGCGAGACGGCTCTTGCCCGTGAGTTCGTGCGACATCGTCAGCGCGTGAATCTTGCGGTTCACGTGCAGTTCGCGCGACGCATGAATGAGCGCGTCGTTGCGAAACGCGTAGAACGGCTCGGCGTAGCCGGCCGCCGCCACGATGCTCGAGGTGCCGACGAGCTGCCCCGTGGCGGAATCTTCGAGCACGAACAGATAGAACTCCTCACCGGGGAAGTCCACGTCCGCGCGAAACGAATCTTCCGAAAGCGCGATACGCGCTTCGAGCGCCGCGCGGTCGTGCGGCAGCGAATGCAGCACCGGTTGCGCGGTGCGCGCCATGTGGGCGATCGCGTCGAGATCGGAAAGCCTGGCGGGGCGAACGAATAGCATCGTCGGTCCTATGTGCGGTTGGGCGCGGATCAGCGCGAGCCGGCGACGCCGATGACGTCGTTGCAGGCCTGTTCGAAGCGCGCAAAGCCTTCGTCGAGGTCCGCTTCAGGAATGATGAGCGACGGCGCAAAGCGCAGCACGTCCGGCCCCGCGATCAGCATCATCACGCCGCGATTCGCGGCCGCCGCGTTGAAGTCCTTGGCGCGGCCGGCAAAGCGCGCGTTCAGTTCAGCGCCGATCAAAAGCCCCTTGCCGCGCACTTCCTTGAACATGTCGAAGCGCTCGTTGATCTTCGCGAGCTTGGCGCGAATCGCTTCGCCGCGCGCGCGCACGCCCGCCAGCAGTGCCGGGTCGCTCACGAGTTCGACCACCTTGCCCGCAAGCGCGGCGCCCAGCGGATTGCCGCCATAGGTCGTGCCATGCACGCCTACCTTGAAGTGCGCGGCGATCGCTTCGGTCGTGAGCATCGCGCCGATCGGGAAGCCGTTGCCGAGCGCCTTGGCCGTCGTGAGGATGTCGGGTGTGACGCCCGTATCTTCGTAAGCGTAGAAGTGGCCCGTACGGCCCACGCCCGTTTGCACCTCGTCGAAAATCAGCAGCGCGCCGTGCGCGTCGCACGCTTCGCGCAACGCGTGCAGGAACGCCGGGTCGGCGGGAATCACGCCGCCCTCGCCCTGCACCGGCTCGACGATCACGGCGCAAGTCTGCGCGCCGATGGCGCGCTTCGCCGCTTCGATGTCGTTGTACGGCAGATGCGTGATACCGCCCGGCACGGGGCCGAAGCCTTCCGAATACTTGGGCTGACCGCCCACGCTCACGGTGAAGAAGGTACGGCCATGGAACGACTGCGTGAACGAGACGATCTCGAACTTGTCGGCGCCGTGCCGATCGAAGGCCACGCGGCGCGCGAGCTTGAGCGCCGCCTCATTGGCTTCCGCGCCCGAGTTCGCGAAGAACGCGCGGTCGGCGAACGTGAGGGTTTCGAGCTGACGCGCGAGGCGCAGCACCGGCTCGTTGGTGTAGCCATTGCCGATGTGCCAGAGCTTGCTGCCCTGCTCCTGCAGCACGCGCAGCAGCTCCGGGTGCGCGTGGCCGAGCGAGGTCACGGCGATGCCGCATGCGAAGTCGATGTAGTCGCGGCCCTCGGTGTCCCACACGCGCGAGCCTTCCCCGCGATCCGGCACGAACGGCGCGGGCGAGAAACACGGCACCATCACTTCGTCGAAGGTCTTGCGGCTCACAGTCTGGTCGTTCATGGTGATTCCTCTATTACGCAGTGCGTGTCGAATTCGGGGTCGATAGGCGTCGGGGCCATGCCCCTGGCGGCAATACAAGGGAGTGTAGGCAAGCGGCGCGCAAACGTCTTGCGCAGGCGCGACGCGTTTTTTCGTACTGAACCTGCAAGTTCCGCACGCTTGCCGCGCCGCGGCCACGGTTACTGAACTTCCGGCGGCTCGACGAGCGCGCCCGCGCGCGGCTCGGCGGCGGCCCCGCCGTGCTGGCGCTCGATCCAGTTGCGGCGGTCCTCGCGCGGCGTCACACCGAAGCGCTCGCGGTACGCATTCGAAAAATGCGCCGCCGAAGAAAAACCGCACGCAAGACTGATCTGCACCACCGACTTGCTCGTGCGCTGCAACTGCGAGCGCGCCTTGGCAAGACGCAGGCCCAGGTAGTACTTGGAAGGCATCGCGCCAAGGTACTGGCGAAAGAGCCGCTCGAGCTGGCGCCGCGAAACGCCCACTAGATTCGCGATCTCGTCGGTCGTGAGCGGATCCTCTATGTTCGCTTCCATCAGCTTGAGCGCGTCGTTCAGGCGCGGGTGCCGCTCGCCCGGCGCGGTCACGAACGGAATGCGCTGGCGCTCGTCGCCGCTGCGCAGCGTGCTTGCGCCCAGTGCGTCGGCAATGCGTTCGGCGAGTTCCGGGCCGTGGTCGCGGCCGATCATCGCGAGCATGAAGTCGAGCGTGGCCTGGCCACCGGCGCAGGTCGCGCGGTCGCGGTCGATTTCGTAGATGTGCTGCGTGACGATGGTGCGCTCGAACTGCTCGGCAAACTGCTGGAACGTCTCCCAGTTCGCGGCCACACGGTAGCCCTGCAACTGTCCAGCCATCGCGAGCCACCAGATGCCGTGGTGAATACCCGTGACGAGCGGCGTACGCTGCCCCACGCGCGCAAGGCTTGCGAGAAAGAGGCGATAGTCGGCGAACTGCTGATAGCGCTCGGTCACGACGATGAGCCAGTCGCACGACACGGCGTCGCCGAACGCACAGTCGGCGGGCCATTGCGCGCCGCCCGCCAGCGGCACGGGACGGCCGTTCCACGAGCACATCTGCCAGCGGTACAGCGCGCGGCCGTCAATTTCGTTGGCAAGATTGAGCGCATCGACGATCGGGCCCACGCCCGACATCGAAACGGGCGGGAGTGCGACGATCGCGACCTGGGTGGTGCGGCCGGCGCGCGCGAGCGGCGCCTGGCCACCGGGCGCGGCGGCAGGAGCAGAAGCGGGAGGAAGAGCGGTGGAACGGACCATCGGCAAGATGAGGCGCGGGACGAAACGCGCCGCTTACTTGAGACTGCCCGAGAGGAACTGGCGCAGACGATCGCTCTTCGGCGCGCCGAGCACATCCGCGGGCGCGCCCTCTTCCTCCGTGCGTCCCTGGTGCAGGAACATCACATGATTCGAGACGTTGCGCGCAAAGCCCATTTCGTGCGTCACGACGATCATCGTGCGGCCTTCTTCGGCGAGCTTTTGCATCACTTTGAGCACTTCGCCCACGAGTTCGGGATCGAGCGCCGACGTCGGCTCGTCGAACAGCATCACGTCGGGATGCATGGCAAGCGCGCGCGCAATCGCGACGCGCTGCTGCTGGCCGCCCGAAAGATGCGAGGGATATTGCTTCTCCACGCGCGGCGCGAGACCCACTTTCTCCAGATACTCCCGCGCGCGCTCCTCGGCTTCCTTGCGCGGCACGCCCAGCACGTGCAAAGGCGCTTCCATCACGTTTTCGAGCACGTTCATGTGCGACCACAGATTGAAGTGCTGGAACACCATCGCAAGCTTGGTGCGGATGCGCTGCAGTTGCTTGTGGTCGGCTACGTCCAGGTCGCCGTTGCGGCCCGCCTTCGTGCGCACGGCCTCGCCGTCCACGACGATCTCGCCCGCGTTCGGCTTCTCGAGGAAATTGATGCAGCGCAGGAACGTGCTCTTGCCCGAGCCGCTCGCGCCGATGATGCTGATCACGTCGCCCTTCTTCGCGTCGAGCGAGACGCCTTTGAGCACCTCGTTGTCGCCGTAGCGCTTGTGGATGTCGCGCGCGACGAGCTTGCTATCTGAGGATTGCGTCTGAGCCAAGATGGTCTCCAGTTTCCGAGGTTCCGGTGATCCGGTGATTCAGCGGGTGCGCACGGCGAGATGGCCGAGCCAGCGTTTTTCGGCGCGGCGGAACGCGGCCACCAGCACGAACGATACCGCACAGTAGATCAGCGCTGCGAGGCCGAACGACTCGAACGAGCGGTAGGTGGCCGAGTTGGCGTCGCGCGCGACCTTGAGGATGTCGGGCACCGTCGCGGTGAAGGCCACCGTGGTCGCGTGCAGCATCAGGATCACTTCGTTACTGTACAGCGGCAGCGCGCGGCGCAGCGCCGAAGGCAGGATCACGCGCCAGTACATCGTGAACGGGCTCATGCCGTAGGCGCGCGCCGCTTCCACTTCGCCGTGCGAAGTGGCGCGAATCGCGCCCGCGAAAATCTCCGTCGTGTACGCGCAGGTGTTCAGCGCGAATGCGAGCACCGCGCAGTTCAGGCCGCTGCGAAAGAACGCGTCGAGCAGTGGCTCCGAACGGATGAACGCGAGACTGTACACGCCCGTGTAGATGAGCAGCAACTGCACATAAAGCGGCGTGCCGCGAAACACGTAGGTGTAAAAGCGCACCGGCAGCGAAAGCCAGCGGCGGCTCGACACGCGCGCGACGGCGAGCGGCACCGCGCACACGAAGCCGAAAGCCACAGAGATGACGAGCAGCCACAGCGTCATCGCGAGGCCCGATACATGTTCGCCGTCCCAGTAGAGAAACGCGCGGCCAAATTGCTGAATGATTTCGTTCATGGCGGCCTGGTCCTCAGAGTTGCGCGTGACGCACGCCCACCGAATAGCGGCGTTCGAGCCAGATGAGCGCGAAGTTCGAGAGCGTGGTGATCGCGAGATAGATGAGCGCCGCGATCACGAGGAAGAAGAACAGGTTGAAGGTGCTGCGGCCCGCGTCCTGGGCGGCCTTCACGACATCGGCGAGACCGATGATCGAGACGAGCGCCGTCGCTTTCACGAGCACCTGCCAGTTGTTGCCGATGCCGGGCAGCGCGAAACGCATCATCTGCGGAAAGAGGATGCGGGCGAACACGCGCGCGCCGCTCATGCCGTAGGCGTGGCCCGCTTC
The Paraburkholderia acidiphila genome window above contains:
- the astE gene encoding succinylglutamate desuccinylase gives rise to the protein MTSSAENPLADFLAYTLAGTRPASPEAAHGECAGGVRWQWLDEGVLELEPARVDATTRSVLLSAGVHGDETAPIELLSQLVADIAAGRAPLACRVLAVLGNAAAMRAGERYLDDDLNRLFGGRHARVPASREAPRAVALEAAAQRFFAKAPSAADAPFARWHLDMHTAIRASAFEQFALLPHTGEPPARAMLEWLADARIAAVLIHTEKGATLSSFTAETCGALACTLELGKVRPFGENDLSRFAGADAAVRRLVAGEASLPKGAQMPRIFTVIGQITKQSDALKLNVAADVPNFTPFQRGEVLAEDGAYRYVVQHDEERIVFPNPGVKPGLRAGLLVVDTTRETLAALV
- the astB gene encoding N-succinylarginine dihydrolase, encoding MTTLEANFDGLVGPTHNYAGLSFGNVASQNNEKSVANPRAAAQQGLRKMKRLADLGFAQGVLPPQERPSMRLLRELGFGGKDAEAIARAAKDAPELLAAASSASAMWTANAATVSPSADTPNRRVHFTPANLCSKLHRAIEHESTRRTLSTVFADPSHFVVHEALPGTPALGDEGAANHTRFSAQYGERGVEFFVYGRSEYRRGPEPKRFPARQTFEASRAIAQRHGLTDAGTVFAQQNPDVIDAGVFHNDVIAVGNRSTLFCHERAFVDQKAVYDELRTKLAAHDAPFHVIEVPEARVSVADAVSSYLFNSQLLSRADGTQILVVPQECRENPHVAIYLDELVASSGPVDEVLVFDLRESMKNGGGPACLRLRVVLSEEERAATAPGVWMNDALFTRLDGWIERHYRDRLAPQDLTDPALLVESRTALDELTQILGLGSLYDFQR
- the astD gene encoding succinylglutamate-semialdehyde dehydrogenase, whose amino-acid sequence is MNELYIDGQWCAASGPAFSSRNPGTGETVWSGNAAGAEDVDRAVSAARRAFAAWSQTPLEARCEIVKRFAALVTEKKETLAQAIGRETGKPLWEARTEAASMAAKVAISITAYSERTGEKRAEMADGVAVLRHRPHGVVAVFGPYNFPGHLPNGHIVPALIAGNAVVFKPSELAPEVARTTVELWHEAGLPAGVLNLVQGERDTGIALANHKQIDGLFFTGSSDTGTLLHRQFGGRPEIVLALEMGGNNPLVVAPVEDIDAAVHHAIQSAFLSAGQRCTCARRILVPADAFGERFLERFVEVSSRITVGEYDADPQPFMGAVISARAAAKLMSAQAQLLERGARALLPMTQRDPALGFVTPAILDVTGVADLPDEEHFGPLAQIIRYAGFDDAIAQANNTAYGLSAGLLADDEALWQRFTREIRAGVVNWNRPTNGASSGAPFGGAGRSGNHRPSAYYAADYCAYPMASVESTQLQMPASVSPGLHF
- the astA gene encoding arginine N-succinyltransferase, with product MIVVRVVQTGDVDALVALAKETGPGLTTFKPDREALKARIERARRTLAGDAELREAGYFFVMEDTATGDVAGVCGIETAVGLEQPFYNYRVSTVVHASQELGIWTRMRALNISHDLTGYAEVCSLFLSPRYRTGGVGGLLSRSRFMFIAQFRERFPERLCAELRGHFDAEGTSPFWRAVGSHFYQIDFNAADYLSSHGRKSFLAELMPRYPVYVELLPEEAQACVGLTHADTIPARRMLEAEGLRYENHVDIFDAGPVLECHIGDLRTVRDSVVVPVEIGEAHASEGVRSLVSNTSLGDFRVGFAPGVVHDGVFTLSATEAAALNVAAGESVRVLGPAAKQQR
- the aruF gene encoding arginine/ornithine succinyltransferase subunit alpha — translated: MLFVRPARLSDLDAIAHMARTAQPVLHSLPHDRAALEARIALSEDSFRADVDFPGEEFYLFVLEDSATGQLVGTSSIVAAAGYAEPFYAFRNDALIHASRELHVNRKIHALTMSHELTGKSRLAGFYIEPTLRGDAAAHLMSRARMMYIAMNRRRFTSEVFTLLLGVTDEKGASPFWEAVGRKFFGRDFKDIELASGGRSRTFIAEVMPAYPLYVPLLPEPAQRVLGEPDPSALLAYEIHLEEGYEPDRYVDIFDAGPVLTAQVDRTASVAGSEARAVREVADATNTQGTAYLVASQRAGEFRCVLATLPESEQGARGRNFAPLDAAARAALGVQDGEAVRCAPLYRATPQTEDAYMGDAQ
- a CDS encoding aspartate aminotransferase family protein, with amino-acid sequence MNDQTVSRKTFDEVMVPCFSPAPFVPDRGEGSRVWDTEGRDYIDFACGIAVTSLGHAHPELLRVLQEQGSKLWHIGNGYTNEPVLRLARQLETLTFADRAFFANSGAEANEAALKLARRVAFDRHGADKFEIVSFTQSFHGRTFFTVSVGGQPKYSEGFGPVPGGITHLPYNDIEAAKRAIGAQTCAVIVEPVQGEGGVIPADPAFLHALREACDAHGALLIFDEVQTGVGRTGHFYAYEDTGVTPDILTTAKALGNGFPIGAMLTTEAIAAHFKVGVHGTTYGGNPLGAALAGKVVELVSDPALLAGVRARGEAIRAKLAKINERFDMFKEVRGKGLLIGAELNARFAGRAKDFNAAAANRGVMMLIAGPDVLRFAPSLIIPEADLDEGFARFEQACNDVIGVAGSR
- a CDS encoding GlxA family transcriptional regulator → MSGVGPIVDALNLANEIDGRALYRWQMCSWNGRPVPLAGGAQWPADCAFGDAVSCDWLIVVTERYQQFADYRLFLASLARVGQRTPLVTGIHHGIWWLAMAGQLQGYRVAANWETFQQFAEQFERTIVTQHIYEIDRDRATCAGGQATLDFMLAMIGRDHGPELAERIADALGASTLRSGDERQRIPFVTAPGERHPRLNDALKLMEANIEDPLTTDEIANLVGVSRRQLERLFRQYLGAMPSKYYLGLRLAKARSQLQRTSKSVVQISLACGFSSAAHFSNAYRERFGVTPREDRRNWIERQHGGAAAEPRAGALVEPPEVQ
- a CDS encoding ABC transporter ATP-binding protein — translated: MAQTQSSDSKLVARDIHKRYGDNEVLKGVSLDAKKGDVISIIGASGSGKSTFLRCINFLEKPNAGEIVVDGEAVRTKAGRNGDLDVADHKQLQRIRTKLAMVFQHFNLWSHMNVLENVMEAPLHVLGVPRKEAEERAREYLEKVGLAPRVEKQYPSHLSGGQQQRVAIARALAMHPDVMLFDEPTSALDPELVGEVLKVMQKLAEEGRTMIVVTHEMGFARNVSNHVMFLHQGRTEEEGAPADVLGAPKSDRLRQFLSGSLK
- a CDS encoding ABC transporter permease; this encodes MNEIIQQFGRAFLYWDGEHVSGLAMTLWLLVISVAFGFVCAVPLAVARVSSRRWLSLPVRFYTYVFRGTPLYVQLLLIYTGVYSLAFIRSEPLLDAFFRSGLNCAVLAFALNTCAYTTEIFAGAIRATSHGEVEAARAYGMSPFTMYWRVILPSALRRALPLYSNEVILMLHATTVAFTATVPDILKVARDANSATYRSFESFGLAALIYCAVSFVLVAAFRRAEKRWLGHLAVRTR